GAGCGGCCACGCGTTGTCGGCCGTGTCGGTGCGGTTGATGTCGATCGCGAGGTCGTTGTCCGCGCGGCCCTCGACGGTCTTGGAGTCCGCGACGACGGTGGCGGCACCGTCGGCCGAGATCTCGGTGGCCTTGTCGCCGACCATGAGCTTCGCCTTGTCGAGGTCACCGGCGCCGGAGTCGTCGATGTAGGTGATGGCGTTCGAGGCGCTGGCCATCGAGGACGCGACACCCGAGGTCTTCGCGGCGGCGTCACCGACCTGGTACGGGAAGGTCTGGCTCGGCTCCTTGCCCCAGACGTCCTTCGCGTTCGCGTCGAGGTACTCGGAGAAGTTCTCGGTGGTGCCCGAGTCGTCCGAGCGGTGCACGACGGTGATGTTCGCGTCGGGGAGCGAGGCGTCCTTGTTCAGGTCCTTGATCTCCGAGTCGTTCCACTTGGTGATCTTGCCGGAGAAGATGCCCGCGATGGTCTTCGCGTCGAGGGTGAGGTCCTTGACGCCGTCGACCTTGTACGCGATCGCGATCGGGGAGATGTAGACCGGGATGTCGATGGCCTTCGAGTCCGCGGCGCAGTTCGCGAACGTGCCCGAGAGCTCCTCGTCGGAGAGCGCGGCGTCGGAGCCGGCGAAGTCCGCCGCACCCGAGATGAAGTTCTTGCGGCCGGCGCCCGAACCGTCGGGCGAGTAGTTGACCGTGACGCCGGAGGCGACGTTCTGGAACCCGGCGGTCCAGGTGGCCTGTGCGGTCTGCTGCGCGGACGAGCCCGAGCCGGTCAGCGTGCCGGAGAGCTTCGAGTAGTCCGTGCCCGAGCTCGACGAGGCGGAGGCGCCAGCGCCCGCGCCGCCTTCGTTCGAGGCGCAGGAGGACAGCGCGACGGCGCCGACGACCGCGATCGCCGCGACCGTGCCGATTCGCTTGATGTTCACAGGGGTCCCTTCGGGAATGTCAGTGCAGGTGGGACCGCTGCTGGTCCCGCGGGCCGGTGCTGACCCGGGAGCGACTGTAGGGACGACAGATGACCCGGGAGGTGCCCCCGGGTGAACGGCAGGTGAACGAGGCCTTGCCCCGCTCGCGGCACGCGGACACGCACCCGCGGTGGGGTGCAGGATCGGGTCACCGCGCCCAGGCGCGGCGCATGCGTTCGCATGGGCGCCGCCCGGCCGCCGGTGCCGTGTCGGAGCGGCCTCCGGGACCGGCCTGGAGGCACGGATCGCCGCAGCCGCGCCCGCGTCGGTGGCGACGCGGCCGGTCGGTGCGGCTCGGACCGGGGTCCTACGAGGCGATGGTGTTGCGGTGCGTCTCGACGGCGACGAGCTTGCCGTCGGCGATGTGCATCACGGCGAAGTCGCCGACGGACAGCATCGCCGCACGGCGGAGGTCGAAGTGGCGGCTGCCGTCCGCGGTCGCACCGGCGATGCGGGCGATGATGTCCGGGAGCACCGGACCGTGCGAGCACAGGACGGTCGACTTCGCCTTGTCGATCCGCCGCAGCACGACGCCCTTGACGTTCGCGGCGCCGCGGTCGTGGGCGTCCTGGCTGATGTCCGGTGTCGACTGCACGCCGACCTTCGTCCGTGCGGAGAGCGGCTCGACGGTCGCGAGGCACCGTGCCGCCGTGCTCGACACGATCTTCTTCGGGCCGAACGCCGCGACCGGCGCGGCGACGGCCTTCGCCTGCGAGCGGCCGACGGGCAGCAGCGGCCGGGTGGCGTCCGGACCGTCCCAGTCGGAACCGGGGACCGTCTTGGCGTGCCGGAGTGCGATGAGCGCGAACGTCTTGTGCTCACCGGCGGCGGCGCGGTCGGCGAAGCGGTCGAGGATCTCGACGTCCCGGTCGTAGGTGAGCCGGCCGCGGGCGTCGTCGATCGACACCCACTCGACCGAGGCGACTTCGTCGTTGGGGTGGAACCTGCCGGCGCGCTCGAACTCCTTGTTCGACACCCGCGCGGACCAGTAGTGCACGACCTTGTCGCGACCGTTCGGCAGCACGTACTCGGCGGTGCCCAGCGGAGCGCCGAGGTGCACCCGGTAGCCGGTCTCCTCGTCGATCTCGCGGACGGCGGTCGTCGGGACGCTCTCGCCCGGGTCCACCTTGCCCTTCGGGAAGGAGACGTCGTTGTGGTGACCGCGGTGGATCAGCAGCACCAGCGGCCGTCCGTCCTGCTCGCGCCAGACGACGGCTCCTGCCGCGACGACGGGACCGGTGGGACCGCCGCTCACCGAGTCGAGCGCTTCCGGGCCGAGATCTTGCGCATGAGGACATTCTGCACGTCCTGCAGCGGGCGCCCGTCAGCGTCGGTCGAGTGGCGCGTCCACTCGCCGTCGGACTCCAGGTGCCAGGAACTCGTCTCGTCGGCCATCGCGAGGTCGAACATGTCCTGCACCTCGGTCACGTGTGCCGGGTCGGACAGCCGCACGAGGGCCTCGACGCGACGGTCGAGGTTCCGGTGCATCATGTCCGCCGAGCCGATGAAGACCACCGGGTCGCCGTCGTTGTGGAACGCGAACGCCCGCGAGTGCTCGAGGTAGCGCCCGACGACGCTGCGGACGCGGATCGTCTCGCTGACGCCCTCCATCCCCGGCTTGAGCGAGCAGATCCCACGCACCCACACGTCGACCGGCACACCGGCCTGGCTCGCGAGGTAGAGCGCGTCGATGATCTGCTCGTCCACCATCGAGTTCACCTTGATGCGGATGCCCGACGGCTTGCCGGCCCTGGCGTTGTCGGCCTCGGCCTGGATGCGCTTGATGAGCCCCTTGCGGAGGTGCAGCGGGGCGACGAGGAGCCGCTTGAACTTCTTCTCGATCGCGTAGCCGGACAGCTCGTTGAACAGACGGGTGAGGTCCTTGCCCACGGTGTCGTCCGACGTGAACAGGCCCATGTCCTCGTAGATGCGCGAGGTCTTCGGGTTGTAGTTGCCCGTGCCGATGTGGCTGTAGTGCTTGAGCGTCCCGCCCTCCTGCCGGATGACGAGCACGAGCTTCGAGTGCGTCTTCAGCCCGACGAGGCCGTAGACGACGTGGACGCCGGCCTTCTCGAGCTTCCGCGCCCACGTGATGTTGTTCTGTTCGTCGAAGCGCGCCTTGATCTCGACGAGCGCGAGGACCTGCTTGCCCGCTGCGGCCGCGTCGATGAGGGCTTCGACGATGGGGCTGTCGCCCGAGGTGCGGTACAGCGTCTGCTTGATGGCGAGGACGTTCGGGTCCGCCGCGGCCTGCTCGAGGAACGCCTGGACGCTCGTCGCGAAGGACTCGTACGGGTGGTGCACGAGGACGTCCCGTGCCTTGATCGCACCGAAGAGGTCGGGCTTGGTGTTCGGCTCGCCCGGCTGGAACTGCACCGGAGTCGTCGGCACGTGCTTCGGGTAGTGGAGGTCCGGGCGCGCGATCTTCGCGATCTCGAACAGGCCGCCGAGGTCGAGCGGCGACGGCAGGCGGTAGACCTCTTGTTCGGTGATGTCGAGCTCGCGGACGAGCAGGTCGAGGGTCACCGGGTCCATGTCCTCGGTGATCTCGAGCCGGATCGGCGGGCCGAACCGACGGCGGAGGAGCTCGCGCTCGAGGGCCTGGATGAGGTTCTCGGCCTCGTCCTCCTCGATCTCGACGTCCTCGTTGCGGGTGACCCGGAACACGTGGTGCTCGAGCACCTCCATCCCCGGGAAGAGGTCGTCGAGGTGGTTCGCGATGAGGTCTTCGAGCGGGATGTACCGCTGGCGCCCGGACCCGTCGTCGGGCAGTGCGATGAACCGGGAGAAGTTCTGCGGCACCTTGAGGCGCGCGAACTCCTGCCGCTGCGACTTCGGGTTCCGCACCCGCACCGCGAGGTTGAGCGACAGCCCGGAGATGTACGGGAACGGGTGCGCCGGGTCGACCGCGAGCGGCATGAGCACCGGGAAGATCTGCTCGTTGAAGTACTCGCGCATCCGGAGGCGGTCGGCCTCGTCGAGGTCGGACCAGTGCTCGATGTGCAGCCCCGCGGCGTCGAGGTCCGGCTTGAGCGAGTCGATGAACGCGTGCGCGTGGCGGTCCTGCAGCTCGTGCGCCTTGCGGGCGATGTCCCGCAGGACGTCGCTCGGCGCACGGCCGACGTTGGTCGGGACGGCGATCCCGGTGTCGATGCGTCGCTTGAGGCCGGCGACCCGGACCATGAAGAACTCGTCGAGGTTGGACGCGAAGATGGCCAGGAAGTTCGCCCGCTCCAGCAGGGGCTGCGTGCGGTCCTCGCCGAGCTCGAGCACGCGCTGGTTGAACCGGAGCCAGCTGAGCTCACGGTCGAAGTAGCGGTCCGAGGGCAGCGACTCGTGCTCCACCTCGACGACCTCGTCGAAGTCGTCGAGGTCCGGTGCGACGGAGTCGCCGTCGAGCTGCGGTTCGGTGTCCATGCCCACATCCTGCCACCCGCGGCCTCCGCGACGAGGGCCGCACGTAACGGCTGTGGAAACGCCGCGTGAACGGACCCACCGTGCAGGGATCAGGGAGCGGCGTACTGCACGTCGATCGCGTGCTGCGTGAACCCCGACCGGCGGTAGAGCGCGAGCGCCGGTTCGTTGTCGCCCTCGACGTACAGCGCCGCCGCGTCGAGCCCCCGCCCGACCAGACGCCCCCAGCCGGCACGCATGAGCACGCCACCGAGCCCTCGGCCTTGCAGGTCGGGGCGGACGGCCACGGCGTAGAACTCCCCGACGCCGTCCTCGACCTTGATCCAGCACGACGCCGCGAGCCGTCCCTGGTCGTCCCGCAGCAGCAGCAGGTCGTCGCCGGAGAACCACGGGTCGGCTTCCCGCGCGCGGAGGTCCTCGAGCGTCATCCGGCCCTGCTCGGGGTGGTGCGCGAACGCGGCGGCGTTGAGGTCGAGCCAGGCGGTCTCGTCGTCCGGGTCGCCCGAGCGGAACGCCGCGAGCGACCAACCGTCCGGCACCGCGGGCCCGGGAGCCTCCGACGGGATCGGCGCGCGGAGCTGCAGGAGCGTGCGGACGGTCGTCCAGCCGAACCGCGCCGCGAGTGCCCGCGCCGCCGGATGGTCCCCGTGCGCCCACGCGAGCCGAGGCGCCTCCGCGAGCCGAGGCGCCGACCCGGACCCCGCGGCGGCCCCGCCGCCCAGGGCGAGCGCCTGCGTGACCAGGGCCGTCCCGAGTCCGCGGCCACGGGCCTCCAGGCGGACCGCGACCTCGAGCTCACCGTCGCGCACCACGGCGACCCCCTGCTCGTCGCCGAGCACCGTCGCGCGATCCGCGCGCACGTCGACCAGGGTCTGGTCGGAGAACGGCCGCGGCTCGCCCGCGACCGTGAACGCGTCGAGCGCGACGGTCACTGGCCTGCCAGCCGGTCGGCCTCGTCCTCGTAGACGTTGAAGCGGTAGCCGACGTTCCGGACCGTGCCGATGAGCGACTCGAGGTCGCCGAGCTTCGCGCGGAGTCGTCGGACGTGCACGTCGACCGTGCGGGTGCCGCCGAAGTAGTCGTAGCCCCACACCTCGCTGAGCAGCTGCTCGCGCGTGAACACGCGGGAGGGGTGCGTCGCGAAGAACCGGAGGAGCTCGAACTCCTTGAAGGTGAGGTCGAGTGGCCGACCGCGCACCTTCGCGGAGTAGCTGGCCTCGTCGATGACGACGCCGGAGGCCTGGATCTTCGTGCTCGCCGGCTGCTTCGCGGCGCGCCCGGCCGCGAGCCGGATGCGCGCGTCGACCTCTGCCGGACCGGCCGTCTCCAGCACCACGTCGTCGACGTTCCACTCGCTGTTCACCGCGGTCAGACCGCCCTCGGTGACGACGAGCACGATGGGGGTCGGCGAACCGCTCGTCACGAGGATCTTGCAGAGGGCCTTCGCGCCGACGAGGTCGACGCGGGCATCGACGAAGACGAGGTCGCTCTGGGGTGCGTTGACGAGCTGGGCGGCCTCTGCGGGGACGTGGCGGATCCGGTGGCTCAGGAGACCGAGACTCGGCAGGACGTCGCCGGGCGCGGCAGAGGTGAGTACCAGGAGCTGGGCCACAGGACCTCCAGGGCGTGGGGGACGTCGTGGACACATCCTAGTGATGCTCGGGAAGTGGCCCGCCGTCCGAGCGGACGGTGTGGACGGGTGGACGGGTGGACGGGCGGTCGGCGCTGACGGACGCCCGTCGCCGCGCCTGTCATGATGGGGCGCGTGACCGAGCCCGTGCAGCCCGCCGACCAGCGTCGCCTCAATCTGACGTCCGTGCTCCCCGTGTGGCTGCTCGCGGTCGTCGGTGCCGTCCTCGTGATCACGCTCGCGCAGAAGGACTCCTTCGCGTGGCTGCTGCTCGTCTTCGTGCTCTGCGTCCTCGTGAGCTTCGTGCTCCAGCTCATCACCGCGACGAAGGACGGCCTCGTCGAGCGGATCAGCATCGCGTCGTCCGGGGCCTTCGTCGTCGTCCTCGTCACCGCGGTGGTGCTCCTGGCGCGTTGAGCCGGTCCGCGTAGACTCGCAGCATGGATTCGCTGCTTGCGCTCGAGCTCTTCTACGTGGGCCTCCTCGGCCTGGCGTCGCTCGCGATCGCGTTCGTCTCGGTGACCGTGATCGTGAAGCTGTTCAAGGGTCAGCGTTGATCGAACTGCCCGAGGGTCTCGCGCCCGAACTCGTCCCGCTCTCCTGGCTCGTCGGCGTGTGGGAGGGCACCGGTGTCGTGGAGTACCCGGTCGACCCCGACGGCGAACCGCGGAAGTACGACTTCGGCCAGCGCGTGAGCTTCAGCCACGACGGTCTGCCCTACCTCAACTACTCGTCCACGACGTGGCTGCTCGACGACGCGCACACGCCGCTCGCTGCCGAGATGGGCTACTGGCGACTCGACCGGCCGCACGAGCCCGGTGACCGCGGCCCCGCGATGCTGCTCGGCGACGGACCGACCCCGTTCGGCACGACCCAGAGCGTCGAGACGCTGCGGAACGCGACCGACGGCTTCGACATCGAGGCCGCGATCGTGCACCCCACCGGCGTGAACGAGCTCTACGTCGGTCGGGTCCTCAAGGGCCGGATCGACCTCGCGACCGACGCCGTCATGCGCTCCCCGAACGCGAAGGACTACTCGGCGGCCACGCGCCTCTACGGTCTGGTCGAGGGCAAGCTCTTCTGGGCGTGGGACATCGCGGCGCTCGGGCAGGAGCTCACCTCGCACGCCTCGGGGCAGCTCGCGAAGGTCGACTGATGACGACACCGTTCGCGTCGCGGCCGGGCTTCGTCGCGGGCGACCGAGGGGTGGCCGTGCACTACGGCAACCCGCTCGGCGAGCAGCGGCTGCTCGAGCGCGGCCGAGCGGTCGTCGAGCTCGGGCTCGGCGTCGTCACGGTCACCGGTCCCGACCGGCTGTCCTGGCTCAACTCGATCACCTCGCAGCTCCTGACCGGCCTCCGGCCCGGCGTCTCCACCGAGACCCTCGTGCTCGACGCCTCGGGTCGCGTGGAGCACGCCGCCCGTGTCGTCGACGACGGCGAGACGGCCTGGCTGCTCACCGAGGCCGACGACGCAGCACCCCTCGCCGGGTGGCTCGACTCGATGCGCTTCATGCTGCGTGTCGAGGTCACCGACCGGTCGGCGGACTTCGTCACGCTCGGCCGGTTCGCCGGGGCCGTCGGCCCCGCGGACGCCGCGGTCGAGTGGGTCGACCCGTGGTCCGAGATCTCGCCGGGTGGGTGGGGCTACGCCGCCCTGGAGGCACACCCCGCCTCCGACTGGACCCTCCGGATCGCCGTGGTCGCCCCCGGTACCGCGGCCGCGATCGCCGCGTCCGACGTCGCCGCCGCTGGACTCCTCGCCTACGAGGCCCTGCGGATCGCCGCCTGGCGTCCGTCGCTGTCGGACGTCGACGAGCGGACGATCCCGCACGAGCTCGACTGGCTCCGCTCCGCCGTGCACCTGTCGAAGGGCTGCTACCGCGGACAGGAGACGGTCGCCAAGGTCCACAACCTCGGGCACCCGCCGCGTCGTGCGGTCCTGCTCCACCTCGACGGCTCGGACGCCGTGCTGCCGGCACCCGGGACGCCCGTGCTGCTCGACGAGAAGGAGGTCGGGCGGCTCTCGGCCTCGGCGGTGCACCACGAGCTCGGGCCGATCGGGCTCGCGGTCGTCAAGCGCTCCCTCGACCCCGACGCGACGCTGACGCTGCGCGCCGACGACGTGGTCGTGACCGCGGCGCAGCAGGTGATCGTGCCCCCGGGCGCCGGAGCGACGGCGAACGTGCCGCGGCTGCCCCGCCTCGGAGCGGTCCGCCGCTCGTAGCCCCGCGGTTCCCGTCCCCGTCCTGCTCCACGAAACGCGCGCGTTCCGACGTCGCACCTGTCGATCACGGCGTGCAGTGCCGGAACGCGCGCGTTTCGCCGACCCCTCAGGCGTCGGCCGGGGCGACGGACGCCCACGGGACGGTGAGCTCGCCGAGGCGCCAGCGCGAGACCCCGTGCAGCACCGGCCAGCCGCGGTCCCGCATGCCGCCGACGGCCGCGAGCCACCGCTGCCGAGGGCCGTACGTGCCGAGCGGCGCCGCGACCGCCCACGCCAGGTCGAGGTCGCGCAGGAAGCCGTGGACGCGCTCGCCGGGCACGTTCCGGTGGATGAGGGCCTTCGGCAGCCGCTCGGCCACGACGCTCGGCACGTCGAGTCCGGCGAGCCGCAGCGACACGGTGAAGGTCCGCGGAGCGACGTCGTCGAGCGTCACCCACGACGCCACCCGGCCGACCTCGTTGCAGGTGCCCTCGACGAGCGCGCCACCCGGCTGCAGACGGTCCTGCATGATCCGCCACGAGTCGACGACGGCGGACTCGTCGTACTGCCGCAGGACGTTGAACGCCCGGATCACCGCGGGGCGCCGGCCACCGGGCGTCGGGGTCTCGAACCCGCCGAGCCGGAACGTGACCCCGTCGCGGGTGCCGGCGTTCGCGAGCGCCACCCGGTCCGGCTCGATCTCGATGCCGGTGACCTCGACGTCCGGCCGGACACGGGCGAGCCGGTCGCGCATCTCGAGCGTCGTCGTCGGTCGGGCGCCGTAGCCGACGTCGGCCACGAGCGGGTCGGACGTCCGGCGGAGGACCGGGAGCGCGGCGATCCACCGGTCGACGCGGCGGAGCCGGTTGTACCCGGTCGTCCCGCGCGTCACGTTCCCGATGGGCATGGACCCCAGGCTACCGAGGCGCACCCGCTCGGTAGACTCGGGGCATGACCTCCACGCTCGTCCTGCTCCGTCACGGCAACAGTGACTGGAACCAGAAGAACCTGTTCACCGGTTGGGTCGACGTCCGACTCAGCGAGCTGGGCGAGAAGGAGGCGAAGCGCGCCGGCGAGCTCATCGCCGAGTCGGGCATCGTCCCCGACGTCCTGTACACCTCGCTGCTCACCCGCGCGATCCAGACGGCGGACATCGCCCTGCTCGAGGCCGACCTCGCCTGGCTCCCGGTGAAGCGCGACTGGCGCCTCAACGAGCGCCACTACGGCGACCTGCAGGGCAAGGACAAGGCCCAGACGCTCGAGGAGTACGGCGAGCAGCAGTTCATGGAGTGGCGCCGCTCGTTCGACGTCCCACCGCCCCCCATCGCCGACGACGCCGAGTGGTCGCAGGCCGGTGACCGCCGCTACGCCGGCCTCGGCGACCAGCTGCCGAAGACCGAGTCGCTCAAGCTCGTGATCGACCGGCTGCTGCCGTACTGGGAGTCCGACATCACGAAGGACCTCGGCGAGGGCAAGACGGTGCTCGTCACCGCGCACGGCAACTCGCTGCGGGCGCTCGTGAAGCACCTCGACGGCATCTCCGACGACGACATCGCGGGCCTCAACATCCCGACGGGCATCCCGCTCGTGTACGAGCTCGACGACGACTTCCGTCCGACGAAGCCCTCGTACTACCTCGACCCCGAGGCCGCCGCTGCCGGTGCCGCCGCCGTCGCCGCCCAGGGCGCCAAGAAGTAGCACCCAGCACGACGACGAACGCCCCGCCGGACCCGGGCGGGGCGTTCGTGCGTCAGACGAAGTGCGACGCGATCTCCTGCACGAGGGCACCGACGTCGTAGGGCTCCGCGGTGTCGACCCGCACGACCGGCACGCCGGGCAGCCCGATCGGGCCGGCCGTCGCCTCGTGCTCGTCCCAGAACGCGAGCACCGCGGCGAGGTCCCCGTGCACGTCGTGCCGCACCGGGAGGGTGCCCGGCTCGTAGCGTTCGCGCAGCCGCTCGTCGGCGGTGGCCCGGTCGACGTCGCACCACACCTCGACGACGCGCGGCGACCCGGCGGAGGCGAGTCCGGCCTCCAGGAGGTCGCGATCACGTGACGGGAGCCAGACGGCGTCGAGGACGACCCCGTTCTCGACGGCCCGTGCCATGGACCACATGGTGTCCATGGCGATCCCGCCGAGGTCGCGGGAGGCGATCATCGGACCGGCGAGGTCCGCCAGGGGTTCCTTGATGCGGTCCTTCGACAGGAAGGGGCAGCCGAGCACCTCGGCGAGGGCGGCGCCCACCGTGCTCTTGCCCGAACCGGGCATGCCGTTGACGACGATCGCGACCTGAGCCATGCCACGATCCTCCCGTCAGAGCCGGGAGACCGCAAAACCGCCCGTCAGGCGGGCGAGGTCGTCACCGACGCTGCGCCGGCCCAGTCGCCGGTCGCCAGGTACTCGACCTTCTTCGCGATCGACACCGCGTG
This is a stretch of genomic DNA from Curtobacterium sp. 458. It encodes these proteins:
- a CDS encoding phosphate ABC transporter substrate-binding protein PstS, which translates into the protein MNIKRIGTVAAIAVVGAVALSSCASNEGGAGAGASASSSSGTDYSKLSGTLTGSGSSAQQTAQATWTAGFQNVASGVTVNYSPDGSGAGRKNFISGAADFAGSDAALSDEELSGTFANCAADSKAIDIPVYISPIAIAYKVDGVKDLTLDAKTIAGIFSGKITKWNDSEIKDLNKDASLPDANITVVHRSDDSGTTENFSEYLDANAKDVWGKEPSQTFPYQVGDAAAKTSGVASSMASASNAITYIDDSGAGDLDKAKLMVGDKATEISADGAATVVADSKTVEGRADNDLAIDINRTDTADNAWPLVLVSYAIACQEYKDSAKGELVKGYLDYVVSKDAQDAAAKEAKSAALSSDLSEKAAKAVASIK
- a CDS encoding folate-binding protein; this encodes MTTPFASRPGFVAGDRGVAVHYGNPLGEQRLLERGRAVVELGLGVVTVTGPDRLSWLNSITSQLLTGLRPGVSTETLVLDASGRVEHAARVVDDGETAWLLTEADDAAPLAGWLDSMRFMLRVEVTDRSADFVTLGRFAGAVGPADAAVEWVDPWSEISPGGWGYAALEAHPASDWTLRIAVVAPGTAAAIAASDVAAAGLLAYEALRIAAWRPSLSDVDERTIPHELDWLRSAVHLSKGCYRGQETVAKVHNLGHPPRRAVLLHLDGSDAVLPAPGTPVLLDEKEVGRLSASAVHHELGPIGLAVVKRSLDPDATLTLRADDVVVTAAQQVIVPPGAGATANVPRLPRLGAVRRS
- the mshD gene encoding mycothiol synthase — translated: MTVALDAFTVAGEPRPFSDQTLVDVRADRATVLGDEQGVAVVRDGELEVAVRLEARGRGLGTALVTQALALGGGAAAGSGSAPRLAEAPRLAWAHGDHPAARALAARFGWTTVRTLLQLRAPIPSEAPGPAVPDGWSLAAFRSGDPDDETAWLDLNAAAFAHHPEQGRMTLEDLRAREADPWFSGDDLLLLRDDQGRLAASCWIKVEDGVGEFYAVAVRPDLQGRGLGGVLMRAGWGRLVGRGLDAAALYVEGDNEPALALYRRSGFTQHAIDVQYAAP
- a CDS encoding response regulator transcription factor → MAQLLVLTSAAPGDVLPSLGLLSHRIRHVPAEAAQLVNAPQSDLVFVDARVDLVGAKALCKILVTSGSPTPIVLVVTEGGLTAVNSEWNVDDVVLETAGPAEVDARIRLAAGRAAKQPASTKIQASGVVIDEASYSAKVRGRPLDLTFKEFELLRFFATHPSRVFTREQLLSEVWGYDYFGGTRTVDVHVRRLRAKLGDLESLIGTVRNVGYRFNVYEDEADRLAGQ
- a CDS encoding class I SAM-dependent methyltransferase — protein: MPIGNVTRGTTGYNRLRRVDRWIAALPVLRRTSDPLVADVGYGARPTTTLEMRDRLARVRPDVEVTGIEIEPDRVALANAGTRDGVTFRLGGFETPTPGGRRPAVIRAFNVLRQYDESAVVDSWRIMQDRLQPGGALVEGTCNEVGRVASWVTLDDVAPRTFTVSLRLAGLDVPSVVAERLPKALIHRNVPGERVHGFLRDLDLAWAVAAPLGTYGPRQRWLAAVGGMRDRGWPVLHGVSRWRLGELTVPWASVAPADA
- a CDS encoding RNA degradosome polyphosphate kinase: MDTEPQLDGDSVAPDLDDFDEVVEVEHESLPSDRYFDRELSWLRFNQRVLELGEDRTQPLLERANFLAIFASNLDEFFMVRVAGLKRRIDTGIAVPTNVGRAPSDVLRDIARKAHELQDRHAHAFIDSLKPDLDAAGLHIEHWSDLDEADRLRMREYFNEQIFPVLMPLAVDPAHPFPYISGLSLNLAVRVRNPKSQRQEFARLKVPQNFSRFIALPDDGSGRQRYIPLEDLIANHLDDLFPGMEVLEHHVFRVTRNEDVEIEEDEAENLIQALERELLRRRFGPPIRLEITEDMDPVTLDLLVRELDITEQEVYRLPSPLDLGGLFEIAKIARPDLHYPKHVPTTPVQFQPGEPNTKPDLFGAIKARDVLVHHPYESFATSVQAFLEQAAADPNVLAIKQTLYRTSGDSPIVEALIDAAAAGKQVLALVEIKARFDEQNNITWARKLEKAGVHVVYGLVGLKTHSKLVLVIRQEGGTLKHYSHIGTGNYNPKTSRIYEDMGLFTSDDTVGKDLTRLFNELSGYAIEKKFKRLLVAPLHLRKGLIKRIQAEADNARAGKPSGIRIKVNSMVDEQIIDALYLASQAGVPVDVWVRGICSLKPGMEGVSETIRVRSVVGRYLEHSRAFAFHNDGDPVVFIGSADMMHRNLDRRVEALVRLSDPAHVTEVQDMFDLAMADETSSWHLESDGEWTRHSTDADGRPLQDVQNVLMRKISARKRSTR
- a CDS encoding NUDIX domain-containing protein, with translation MSGGPTGPVVAAGAVVWREQDGRPLVLLIHRGHHNDVSFPKGKVDPGESVPTTAVREIDEETGYRVHLGAPLGTAEYVLPNGRDKVVHYWSARVSNKEFERAGRFHPNDEVASVEWVSIDDARGRLTYDRDVEILDRFADRAAAGEHKTFALIALRHAKTVPGSDWDGPDATRPLLPVGRSQAKAVAAPVAAFGPKKIVSSTAARCLATVEPLSARTKVGVQSTPDISQDAHDRGAANVKGVVLRRIDKAKSTVLCSHGPVLPDIIARIAGATADGSRHFDLRRAAMLSVGDFAVMHIADGKLVAVETHRNTIAS
- a CDS encoding FABP family protein, yielding MIELPEGLAPELVPLSWLVGVWEGTGVVEYPVDPDGEPRKYDFGQRVSFSHDGLPYLNYSSTTWLLDDAHTPLAAEMGYWRLDRPHEPGDRGPAMLLGDGPTPFGTTQSVETLRNATDGFDIEAAIVHPTGVNELYVGRVLKGRIDLATDAVMRSPNAKDYSAATRLYGLVEGKLFWAWDIAALGQELTSHASGQLAKVD
- a CDS encoding phosphoglyceromutase is translated as MTSTLVLLRHGNSDWNQKNLFTGWVDVRLSELGEKEAKRAGELIAESGIVPDVLYTSLLTRAIQTADIALLEADLAWLPVKRDWRLNERHYGDLQGKDKAQTLEEYGEQQFMEWRRSFDVPPPPIADDAEWSQAGDRRYAGLGDQLPKTESLKLVIDRLLPYWESDITKDLGEGKTVLVTAHGNSLRALVKHLDGISDDDIAGLNIPTGIPLVYELDDDFRPTKPSYYLDPEAAAAGAAAVAAQGAKK
- a CDS encoding ATP-binding protein translates to MAQVAIVVNGMPGSGKSTVGAALAEVLGCPFLSKDRIKEPLADLAGPMIASRDLGGIAMDTMWSMARAVENGVVLDAVWLPSRDRDLLEAGLASAGSPRVVEVWCDVDRATADERLRERYEPGTLPVRHDVHGDLAAVLAFWDEHEATAGPIGLPGVPVVRVDTAEPYDVGALVQEIASHFV